The genome window GGCAGGCGGAAATAGGTCTGGGCGGCCTCCAGCGGCATGAAGACGAAGCCGGAATCATATTCGAACATGCCCACATCGAAGGTGCCCACCACCCGATAACCGCGCATGCGCGGCACGGTGCCAAAGGCGGTGACATTGCCCTTGGGCGAAATCAGTGAAACGGAATCGCCGATGCGCACGCCAAGCTTTTCCGCCAGGCGCTTGCCGATCACCACGGCGTCGTCACCGGCGAAGTCGGCGGGATTGCCGCGATACTTCTTCTGAAAGACCGGCCGCGTCAGCAGATCCTCGGCACGCACGCCGCGCACGATGGCCCCCGTCCCGCCCCCGGCCGAAGTGGCGAAGACCTGGCCCTCGGCGGTGGGAATCACCTTGGTGACCCCCGGCAACTTGCGGATGGACTCGGCCAGCGGGTCGTACCCCGAGAGCGGTGCGCCGCTGCCATAGACGCCGATATGACCGTTGATGCCGAGGATGCGGCCCAGCAATTCGTGACGAAAGCCGTTCATCACGGCCATCACCACGATCAGCGTGGCGACGCCCAGGCCGATTCCCGCCAACGAGAAACCGGCGATCACCGAAATGAAGCCTTCCTTGCGCCGGGCCCGCAAATAGCGGAACGCCACCATGCGCTCGAACGAATTGAAGATCATGG of Paramagnetospirillum magnetotacticum MS-1 contains these proteins:
- a CDS encoding lipoprotein-releasing ABC transporter permease subunit; translated protein: MIFNSFERMVAFRYLRARRKEGFISVIAGFSLAGIGLGVATLIVVMAVMNGFRHELLGRILGINGHIGVYGSGAPLSGYDPLAESIRKLPGVTKVIPTAEGQVFATSAGGGTGAIVRGVRAEDLLTRPVFQKKYRGNPADFAGDDAVVIGKRLAEKLGVRIGDSVSLISPKGNVTAFGTVPRMRGYRVVGTFDVGMFEYDSGFVFMPLEAAQTYFRLPQLVTQIEVFLENPDMVPETRKAIWDLTGSSATIYDWQQANANFFNAIQVERNVMFLILTLIILVAAFNIISSLIMLVKDKGRDIAILRTMGATRGMILRIFFLAGASVGVVGTVAGTLLGVAFATNIENIRQFIQSIIGRELFAAEIYFLTQLPARVETREVVTVVLMALGLSFAATIYPAWRAAKLDPVEALRYE